One part of the Bdellovibrio sp. KM01 genome encodes these proteins:
- the fliD gene encoding flagellar filament capping protein FliD, with protein MAGIRITGMASGLPPNIVEQLMEAERIPVKQMETKKTEKDEKLKLVKDLESKVLDINKNLSDLTNVRGFADKKFTSSDTSVVDGQLDPNNAVPGEYSVEVVSLAEKPAAISNGFPDKNETQIGTGYIKFETPEGTKEVYITGKNSTLEGAANQINNADVGLKAQVLEDRKDKENPFKLLVSGMATGDDHQVTFPKIYLLDGDQDMYFDQSRASKNAKVKVDGFEIELPENKAKDLIPGVVLDLKSAAPGKTIHMTVKENLEAIGGKVKGFVDAYNAALGFIQKQHQLQGGEKGGNPKLGPLGGDGLLRTIESSLRSAILNPVQGVESPIRQINEMGITFNRNGMLELNQDKFNKVLNSNPVGVAAFFRGDGFKTGFANVIKQTVQSLTNGEYGGLANRKRGLESQIKQIDQRIDNKERQLEKKEDGLRQKFANLETKMSEMQAQQAKFAAMARQGG; from the coding sequence ATGGCAGGAATACGAATTACAGGCATGGCCTCTGGGCTACCACCAAATATCGTCGAGCAGCTGATGGAAGCTGAGCGTATTCCTGTGAAGCAGATGGAAACTAAGAAGACCGAGAAGGATGAAAAGCTTAAGCTTGTAAAAGATCTCGAGAGCAAGGTTTTGGATATTAATAAAAACCTTTCCGATCTGACGAATGTGCGCGGTTTTGCGGATAAGAAATTTACTTCAAGTGATACGTCCGTTGTGGACGGTCAACTTGATCCGAATAACGCGGTACCAGGTGAGTACTCGGTTGAAGTAGTTTCGCTTGCGGAAAAGCCGGCAGCTATTTCCAACGGCTTTCCTGATAAAAATGAAACGCAAATTGGTACGGGATATATAAAGTTTGAAACGCCCGAAGGCACTAAGGAAGTTTACATCACAGGGAAGAATTCGACTCTGGAGGGTGCCGCGAATCAGATTAATAACGCTGACGTGGGTTTGAAAGCTCAGGTTCTTGAGGATCGTAAAGATAAAGAGAACCCGTTTAAACTTTTGGTTTCAGGGATGGCGACTGGTGATGACCACCAGGTGACATTCCCAAAAATCTATCTCTTGGATGGCGATCAGGACATGTACTTTGATCAGTCCCGCGCTTCTAAGAATGCGAAAGTGAAAGTTGACGGCTTTGAAATCGAGCTTCCGGAGAATAAAGCCAAAGATTTGATTCCAGGCGTGGTGCTGGATTTGAAATCTGCAGCTCCAGGTAAAACGATTCACATGACGGTGAAGGAAAACCTGGAAGCCATTGGTGGCAAAGTAAAAGGTTTCGTTGATGCCTATAATGCGGCTTTGGGTTTTATCCAAAAGCAGCATCAGCTCCAGGGCGGTGAAAAAGGCGGAAATCCTAAGCTGGGGCCTCTGGGTGGTGATGGACTATTAAGGACGATTGAAAGTTCGTTGCGTAGTGCGATTTTGAATCCGGTGCAAGGGGTGGAATCACCTATTCGTCAGATCAATGAGATGGGCATCACGTTTAATCGAAACGGGATGCTGGAGTTGAACCAGGATAAGTTCAACAAAGTACTGAATTCAAATCCGGTGGGCGTTGCTGCATTTTTCCGCGGCGACGGCTTTAAAACGGGTTTTGCCAATGTGATTAAGCAGACCGTTCAAAGTTTAACGAACGGTGAGTACGGTGGCTTGGCCAACCGTAAAAGAGGACTCGAGTCGCAGATCAAACAAATTGATCAGCGTATCGATAACAAAGAACGACAGTTAGAGAAAAAGGAAGATGGGCTTCGTCAGAAGTTTGCCAACCTGGAAACTAAGATGTCGGAAATGCAGGCTCAGCAGGCGAAGTTCGCAGCGATGGCCCGCCAGGGTGGATAG
- the fliS gene encoding flagellar export chaperone FliS, with protein MNKNAYQKYKQTSVQSASKEKILLMLYEGAIKFTKLAVKAIEEKKIADRGQNIGRAFDIIMELNNTLDHKVGGDVANQLEQLYMFMMEQYTKANISGDAAPLHANLKLLNTLYDGWVQAVEKLKKESDDGKKAG; from the coding sequence ATGAACAAGAACGCGTATCAGAAATACAAACAGACTTCAGTGCAAAGTGCCAGCAAGGAAAAGATCCTTTTGATGCTTTATGAGGGTGCTATCAAGTTTACCAAACTTGCCGTCAAAGCTATTGAAGAGAAAAAGATCGCGGATCGTGGGCAGAATATCGGCAGAGCCTTCGATATCATCATGGAATTAAACAATACTCTTGATCATAAAGTCGGCGGCGACGTGGCAAACCAGCTGGAACAACTTTATATGTTCATGATGGAACAATATACCAAAGCGAACATCAGCGGAGACGCAGCACCACTTCATGCGAATTTGAAGTTGCTAAATACTTTGTATGATGGCTGGGTGCAAGCCGTAGAAAAACTCAAAAAAGAATCAGACGACGGAAAGAAAGCGGGTTAA
- a CDS encoding tetratricopeptide repeat protein produces MQMLENQFVQKSSENTEVNTSVENFQESSGRVYFDSVQALADFESETTNNKTQMNTDPRVSKYLQNADVLSKHGEYNLALNLLRQACNIDSKNSATLSMLSRCLEKIGKHDEALVALNAWNKVDYGFESLAWLAHALYRMGRDEQALEKYFEALSVLTEEDDQLFEVYKNMGNIYVRQGDFDGAEEYYNKAYTINTTSDVLLVNFGTLEVQRGDFDKSLYCFRKAVEINPQNDKAWVGLAMVHHQFGDSELAWANIDAALDINKKNRTAVHLAANWGLRDRQLQKAIEALEEYLAQVEQDEDMSLVLINLFCTASQMDQALLEIERVLLWNPDHREVRDLKKKITPSVKAA; encoded by the coding sequence ATGCAGATGTTGGAAAATCAGTTCGTTCAAAAGTCCAGTGAAAATACCGAAGTGAATACTTCAGTTGAGAACTTTCAGGAAAGCTCTGGAAGAGTCTATTTCGATTCTGTGCAAGCACTCGCTGACTTTGAATCAGAAACCACAAATAACAAAACACAAATGAATACCGACCCCCGTGTTTCCAAGTATCTGCAAAATGCAGATGTGCTTAGCAAACATGGTGAGTACAACCTTGCCCTGAATCTGTTGCGCCAAGCATGTAACATCGATTCAAAAAATTCTGCGACACTGAGTATGTTGTCTCGTTGTCTTGAAAAAATCGGAAAGCATGATGAAGCCCTGGTCGCATTGAATGCCTGGAATAAGGTGGACTATGGCTTTGAAAGCCTGGCTTGGTTGGCTCACGCTCTGTATAGAATGGGCCGTGATGAACAAGCTTTGGAAAAATACTTTGAAGCATTGTCAGTGTTGACTGAGGAAGATGATCAGCTTTTCGAAGTATATAAAAACATGGGTAATATCTATGTTCGTCAGGGCGACTTCGACGGCGCCGAGGAATACTACAACAAAGCTTATACTATTAATACAACATCCGATGTGTTGTTGGTGAATTTCGGAACATTGGAAGTGCAACGCGGGGACTTTGATAAATCTTTGTACTGCTTCCGCAAAGCTGTTGAAATCAATCCTCAGAATGACAAAGCGTGGGTAGGCTTAGCGATGGTTCATCACCAATTCGGTGACTCAGAACTGGCTTGGGCAAATATCGACGCCGCTCTGGATATCAATAAGAAAAATCGTACAGCGGTTCACTTGGCTGCCAACTGGGGTCTGCGCGATCGCCAATTGCAAAAGGCCATCGAAGCTTTGGAAGAATATTTGGCTCAAGTAGAGCAAGATGAAGATATGTCTTTGGTTTTAATTAATTTGTTCTGCACGGCAAGCCAAATGGATCAAGCATTGCTCGAGATCGAACGTGTTCTTTTGTGGAACCCCGATCACCGCGAAGTTAGAGATCTTAAAAAGAAAATCACACCCTCAGTAAAGGCAGCATAA
- a CDS encoding glycosyltransferase family 9 protein, translating to MKILVVSLLRLGDIIQQQPLLKALREKNPQAQIHLLINRQFSHVEGLLTGLVDKYHFFDRDLLQRGLGEASFNILWSHHQLDQLVQTLNAENYQQVLNFTHNKLSAYLLGALQVPMKKGLHHSEGKFQGLENPWLRYFNDRFSGVQPSLFHYVELLGKSFDLPVQKTAAMPAAKSKQVLFQCLTSDTKKNWGLNNFKKLKETIESSLVDYKVKVLCAPFEKESLKAYFADSDLIACDLMGAREVLKQSCLLVTGDTSIKHLASQWGVPTVEIVLGSSDWTKTAAYSVATEILSAQVPCAPCSHSQACSQKSQTCAEQITVDQVFAAVWDKLSKKTSVSTVSIRDIEKISWSLQLDGGSQSQVLSYARTALQFSETFSKANLSQVLVEARRLQTQYDTWLQALESSFPSRKEIAAKTVLKSQDIGEFILTAQDIVKSKKDVAGYFQSVVENLMTRFSSTLQFHEKMQTALAEVRELLQSRGQFIHSLEIVLKEGAYYAAGIGQLSIDGFEEAGRSLQRDREDAAI from the coding sequence ATGAAGATACTGGTCGTCTCGCTTTTACGTCTGGGAGATATTATTCAGCAGCAACCTCTTTTAAAGGCGTTGCGTGAAAAGAATCCTCAGGCGCAAATCCATTTGTTAATCAATCGTCAGTTCTCTCACGTAGAGGGATTGCTGACTGGTTTAGTTGATAAGTATCACTTTTTTGATCGAGACTTGTTACAACGTGGCCTGGGCGAGGCGTCTTTCAATATCTTGTGGTCTCATCACCAGTTGGATCAATTGGTGCAGACTTTAAATGCCGAAAACTATCAGCAGGTTTTAAACTTCACGCATAATAAGCTCAGTGCTTATTTGTTGGGGGCCTTGCAAGTACCGATGAAAAAAGGCCTTCACCATTCTGAAGGTAAATTCCAAGGATTGGAAAATCCTTGGCTTCGCTATTTCAATGATCGTTTTTCGGGAGTGCAGCCGTCCTTGTTCCATTATGTGGAGCTTTTAGGAAAGTCCTTTGACTTGCCTGTGCAAAAAACCGCGGCCATGCCAGCAGCAAAATCCAAACAGGTTCTGTTTCAATGTCTGACAAGTGATACGAAAAAGAACTGGGGATTGAACAACTTCAAGAAGCTTAAAGAGACCATCGAATCTTCCCTGGTAGACTATAAAGTGAAGGTTCTTTGCGCTCCCTTTGAAAAAGAATCTCTTAAGGCATATTTTGCAGACTCTGATTTGATCGCTTGCGATTTGATGGGAGCCCGGGAAGTGCTTAAGCAGTCTTGCCTTTTGGTGACTGGTGATACCAGCATCAAGCATTTGGCATCCCAATGGGGCGTGCCAACCGTTGAGATCGTTTTGGGAAGCAGTGACTGGACAAAAACCGCTGCTTATTCTGTGGCGACAGAAATATTGAGTGCGCAGGTACCGTGTGCACCATGTTCGCATTCTCAGGCTTGTTCGCAAAAATCCCAAACTTGTGCGGAACAGATCACTGTGGATCAGGTTTTTGCGGCAGTTTGGGATAAACTAAGCAAAAAGACTTCGGTATCTACGGTTTCGATTCGCGATATTGAAAAAATATCGTGGTCCCTGCAGCTTGATGGCGGCTCACAGTCTCAAGTTTTGAGCTATGCCAGAACTGCTTTGCAATTCTCTGAAACATTCTCCAAAGCAAATTTGAGCCAGGTATTGGTGGAGGCGCGCCGGTTGCAAACTCAATACGACACTTGGTTGCAGGCTTTGGAATCGTCTTTCCCATCCCGTAAGGAAATTGCGGCAAAGACTGTATTGAAAAGCCAGGATATCGGCGAATTTATCCTGACGGCTCAAGATATTGTTAAATCAAAAAAAGATGTGGCTGGGTATTTCCAGTCGGTCGTCGAAAATCTGATGACTCGCTTTTCCAGCACGTTGCAATTTCATGAGAAAATGCAGACAGCTCTTGCGGAAGTTCGCGAACTTCTGCAGTCGCGAGGTCAGTTCATTCACTCTTTAGAAATAGTTCTCAAGGAAGGGGCCTATTATGCAGCAGGAATTGGACAATTATCTATCGATGGCTTTGAAGAGGCTGGAAGAAGCTTACAAAGAGATCGTGAAGACGCAGCCATATAA
- a CDS encoding glycosyltransferase family 9 protein yields MKILIQQLARLGDIYMSWPAVRAVRRMYPDAEIHFLTRPRFEGAVEGLTAIDKHLTLPSGHILMPLVNENVNLEESLNRMEEFVEQVRAENYDQIINLTFSPFSSYLTHALTMPHTTVLGYTRFRDGFFCAADEVSAYFYAQVGINKPNRVHIADIFASMIGTEYTEQDWEAPEMPELNFDLPQLYLTVHVGASEKHKALTPDAWGRAIDYFNRRYQGMPIVLIGAPNEVEIANEIIAAAPNAAITNLVGKTRMNELFTVLKRSELLIGCDSAPIHMASLTDTPTLNISIGNVNFWETGPKATLGLIYRVEEGQDVAPERIGEIIAQLLEGNADPELIMRTGGLASYTKVESAEKEFAWNLVQALYLGGQFPVAERIEIIEGAMKLDEINDFMMSQFALIHEKGVEAVAPFIDGGEDVIKSISRIVPELRPMIDWYHAEKIRVAPGTQEEIVAATLSVHERFKRHLRVYVPRDEKVTTVEAKDGTL; encoded by the coding sequence ATGAAAATTCTCATTCAGCAACTCGCTAGATTAGGTGATATCTATATGTCTTGGCCGGCGGTTCGCGCGGTTCGCCGCATGTATCCTGATGCCGAGATTCATTTTTTGACTCGTCCACGTTTTGAAGGTGCAGTTGAGGGCTTGACGGCTATCGATAAGCATCTGACTTTGCCAAGCGGGCATATTCTGATGCCGCTGGTAAATGAAAATGTAAACTTGGAAGAATCTCTGAATCGCATGGAAGAGTTTGTCGAACAAGTTCGTGCGGAAAACTATGATCAGATTATCAATCTGACGTTTTCACCATTTTCGAGCTATTTGACTCATGCTTTAACGATGCCACACACGACGGTGCTGGGCTATACGCGCTTCAGGGACGGTTTTTTCTGTGCGGCAGATGAGGTCAGTGCATATTTCTATGCGCAAGTGGGAATCAATAAACCGAATCGCGTGCACATCGCTGATATCTTTGCGTCGATGATCGGTACAGAATACACCGAGCAAGACTGGGAAGCGCCTGAAATGCCAGAATTGAATTTTGATTTGCCTCAGCTGTATTTAACGGTGCACGTGGGTGCGAGTGAGAAACACAAAGCCCTGACTCCGGATGCTTGGGGCCGAGCTATTGACTACTTCAATCGTCGTTATCAGGGGATGCCTATCGTTTTGATCGGTGCTCCAAATGAAGTTGAAATCGCGAATGAAATTATTGCGGCCGCTCCAAATGCAGCGATCACCAACTTGGTTGGCAAAACGCGCATGAATGAACTGTTCACAGTTCTTAAGCGCTCTGAATTGCTGATCGGGTGCGACAGTGCTCCGATTCACATGGCTTCTCTAACGGATACTCCGACATTGAATATCAGTATCGGAAATGTGAATTTCTGGGAAACAGGTCCTAAAGCGACTTTGGGTTTAATTTACCGAGTTGAGGAAGGTCAGGATGTCGCTCCAGAGCGCATCGGTGAAATCATCGCTCAGCTGTTGGAAGGAAATGCAGATCCAGAACTGATCATGCGCACGGGCGGCCTTGCAAGTTATACCAAGGTTGAGTCGGCTGAAAAAGAGTTTGCCTGGAATTTAGTTCAAGCCCTGTATTTGGGCGGTCAATTCCCTGTGGCGGAACGTATTGAAATCATTGAAGGTGCCATGAAATTGGATGAAATCAATGACTTCATGATGAGCCAGTTTGCTTTGATTCATGAAAAAGGTGTGGAAGCCGTCGCTCCCTTTATTGACGGCGGCGAAGATGTTATTAAGTCAATTAGCCGGATCGTACCGGAGTTGCGTCCTATGATTGACTGGTATCATGCGGAGAAAATCCGTGTGGCACCAGGCACGCAAGAGGAGATCGTAGCAGCAACTTTGAGTGTTCATGAGCGTTTTAAACGCCATCTTCGTGTTTATGTTCCTCGTGATGAAAAAGTCACGACAGTGGAGGCCAAAGATGGAACGCTATAA
- a CDS encoding hybrid sensor histidine kinase/response regulator — protein sequence MGTSTDQTSNPNKIDPILWVGNVSPIRLPQFFPFQKREVEIVLRASFQEARSLLQNQKFSSILVQDEGGSEAFDLLVQARHLQPMAPRFYISNELNEEKVRQGINQAQVYRFIRWPLAEREIWQQLEDALEKHSTYLSRSLLLRESSSQNKELEALTHSLEGLVDERTQFIEMSHKEETDKLNRERNLVRLIKDLANQNSFEDVLGIIRKELRKFHKIGDPILVYRTDNAKTHFISFQLGTMTQSESSTHFEFPKNAQVPSADLIRHLANHFGRPFAKTYVVPLELRLTNHLMGGNGEAILCVENSLNDKEMPPFVEFMTDRMRPLGMTLDRVLLDSQLSAFSYRWEKTFDGMRDPIAIMDMDHSVIRANKKFSDRFPDKRQAIEGSPASQALADGQPHVGQIQVDNRIYQVHSYPVVLDNGGKATNVVNQYVDITQSRELYLRMLQNEKMGAIGMLAGNIAHELNNPLTGLRSLTQVLLQEADQKTNLYSDLVEIEKAAARSQRIIKNLLDFSKGEDQPAEDISIDEIVERTLPMLKSALRTHRLEVTLQTVDKTVHVEPHLIQQVVFNLVNNACQAMKDPGRLKINSCHSGNQVVLEIEDTGPGVAEDIQKRIFEPFFTTKKEGHGTGLGLSMSKSVIEKFGGSITLNSVQPNGARFVITLPCK from the coding sequence ATGGGGACATCAACGGATCAAACTTCAAATCCGAACAAGATAGATCCAATCCTGTGGGTTGGAAACGTATCGCCAATTAGGCTGCCGCAATTCTTTCCGTTTCAAAAACGGGAAGTCGAGATCGTCTTACGGGCTTCTTTTCAGGAAGCCCGTTCGCTTTTACAAAATCAAAAATTTTCCTCGATCTTAGTCCAGGACGAAGGTGGTTCCGAGGCTTTTGATCTTTTGGTTCAAGCTCGTCATCTGCAACCGATGGCACCGCGCTTTTATATTTCCAATGAATTGAATGAAGAAAAGGTTCGTCAGGGAATCAATCAAGCCCAAGTCTATCGCTTTATCCGCTGGCCGCTGGCTGAAAGAGAAATCTGGCAGCAGCTTGAAGACGCCCTGGAAAAACACTCCACTTATCTTTCGCGATCTCTTTTGTTAAGAGAATCCTCATCACAGAATAAAGAGCTTGAAGCCTTGACGCATTCCTTGGAAGGCTTGGTTGATGAACGCACTCAATTTATCGAGATGTCCCATAAAGAGGAAACCGATAAACTGAACCGGGAACGAAATCTGGTGCGGCTCATTAAAGATCTGGCGAATCAAAACTCCTTTGAAGATGTTTTGGGAATCATTCGTAAGGAGCTGCGTAAGTTTCATAAGATCGGGGACCCTATTCTGGTGTATCGCACCGACAATGCAAAGACTCACTTTATCAGTTTTCAATTGGGCACGATGACTCAGTCAGAGTCCTCCACTCATTTTGAGTTCCCCAAAAATGCACAAGTGCCGTCAGCAGATTTGATTCGTCACCTGGCCAATCATTTTGGTCGTCCCTTTGCAAAAACCTATGTCGTTCCGTTGGAGCTGCGTTTGACGAACCATCTGATGGGTGGAAACGGTGAAGCGATCCTTTGTGTTGAAAACTCCCTGAATGATAAAGAAATGCCGCCTTTTGTAGAATTTATGACCGATCGCATGCGCCCCTTAGGGATGACGTTGGATCGTGTTCTTTTGGACAGTCAGCTTTCAGCGTTTTCGTATCGCTGGGAAAAAACTTTCGACGGCATGAGAGATCCCATCGCTATCATGGACATGGATCACAGTGTGATTCGCGCCAATAAGAAATTCTCGGATAGATTTCCAGACAAGCGCCAGGCGATTGAAGGTTCTCCGGCATCTCAGGCTTTGGCAGATGGGCAGCCGCACGTAGGACAAATTCAAGTGGACAATCGTATTTACCAGGTTCACAGCTATCCCGTTGTTTTGGATAACGGTGGTAAGGCCACAAATGTTGTAAATCAATACGTAGATATCACTCAGTCCCGCGAGCTATATTTGCGCATGTTACAGAACGAGAAAATGGGTGCCATCGGGATGCTGGCCGGGAATATTGCTCATGAGTTGAATAATCCCCTGACAGGTCTGCGTTCATTGACGCAAGTTTTGTTGCAGGAAGCAGACCAGAAAACCAATCTCTATTCAGATTTGGTTGAAATCGAAAAGGCTGCTGCTCGTTCGCAACGTATTATTAAAAACCTACTGGATTTTTCAAAAGGCGAAGATCAACCCGCAGAGGATATTTCTATCGACGAAATAGTCGAAAGAACTCTCCCGATGTTGAAATCCGCTCTGCGCACCCATCGCTTGGAAGTGACACTGCAAACTGTGGATAAAACTGTGCACGTTGAGCCACACTTGATTCAACAAGTGGTGTTCAATCTGGTTAATAATGCGTGTCAGGCGATGAAGGATCCCGGCCGTCTTAAAATCAACTCCTGTCATTCGGGAAATCAGGTGGTTTTGGAAATTGAGGACACGGGGCCAGGGGTGGCAGAGGATATTCAAAAGCGTATTTTTGAGCCCTTCTTCACGACAAAAAAAGAAGGACATGGAACCGGTCTTGGGTTAAGTATGTCTAAGTCGGTCATCGAGAAATTTGGGGGCAGCATCACGTTAAATTCGGTGCAACCTAACGGGGCCCGATTCGTGATTACATTGCCGTGTAAGTAA
- a CDS encoding response regulator translates to MKVLIVDDEALVRRSLSRAFRAKGHDVVEAENGNEGLEQWKKSTPDLVFLDVLMPGLTGPEVLKEIGSDRSGKVILMSAFAGEHNMETALQMGAEMFVPKPFEDIFAVVKMAEDLLS, encoded by the coding sequence GTGAAGGTACTGATTGTTGATGATGAAGCTTTGGTCCGCCGTTCTTTGTCCCGCGCTTTCCGTGCGAAAGGACATGATGTCGTTGAAGCTGAAAACGGAAACGAGGGCCTTGAGCAGTGGAAGAAGTCCACTCCGGATCTGGTATTTCTGGATGTTTTGATGCCAGGCTTGACCGGCCCAGAAGTTTTAAAGGAAATCGGCTCAGACCGTTCCGGTAAGGTGATATTAATGTCGGCTTTTGCTGGAGAACATAACATGGAAACAGCTTTGCAAATGGGAGCTGAGATGTTTGTTCCAAAACCTTTCGAAGATATTTTTGCTGTTGTAAAAATGGCCGAGGATTTGTTGTCATGA
- the rsmD gene encoding 16S rRNA (guanine(966)-N(2))-methyltransferase RsmD: MRIIAGRYRGHQLVAFSADHIRPTTDRVKETLFNKLQFQLEGANVADLFCGTGNLGIEALSRDARFCTFVEKNPKSLAITRQNFEKLKVPASSYKVINMDVLAFFKSYTGEPFDIIFADPPFTEKMAHFVVEAASSSAAFGNHTIMAIESQRKERMEDRYGSLVRYSKKEFGDKILSMFCHESAMEQEQVPQQEESDNE, from the coding sequence ATGAGAATTATTGCGGGAAGATATCGTGGTCACCAGTTGGTGGCATTCTCGGCGGATCATATCCGTCCCACCACCGATCGCGTGAAAGAAACTCTGTTCAATAAACTGCAGTTTCAGCTTGAGGGCGCGAACGTGGCCGATTTGTTTTGCGGCACAGGAAATTTGGGCATTGAAGCTTTATCCCGAGATGCACGCTTTTGCACTTTTGTGGAAAAGAACCCCAAGTCCCTGGCGATCACGCGCCAGAATTTTGAAAAACTGAAAGTTCCAGCCAGCAGTTACAAAGTTATCAACATGGACGTGTTGGCGTTTTTCAAATCGTATACGGGTGAACCTTTTGATATCATTTTTGCAGATCCTCCATTCACTGAAAAGATGGCTCATTTCGTAGTGGAGGCTGCAAGCAGCAGTGCCGCCTTTGGCAATCACACTATTATGGCCATTGAATCCCAACGTAAAGAGCGTATGGAAGATCGTTACGGTTCTCTGGTAAGATATAGCAAGAAAGAGTTCGGCGACAAAATTCTAAGCATGTTCTGCCATGAAAGTGCGATGGAACAAGAACAAGTCCCACAGCAAGAGGAATCCGACAATGAGTAG
- the coaD gene encoding pantetheine-phosphate adenylyltransferase — protein sequence MSRIAVYPGSFDPITMGHVDIINRLAPLYSEVVILVAQSAQKQAMFTADERKSLIEQSLANLKNVRVDFFEGLTVDYMKKHKAQIIIRGLRAIVDFEYELTMAQINKKIAPEIETLLMFASPECYYISSRGVKELAVNGGDLTGFVPDVVKEAITKKLKK from the coding sequence ATGAGTAGAATTGCAGTCTATCCCGGAAGCTTTGATCCCATCACCATGGGACACGTGGATATTATCAATCGTCTGGCTCCGCTGTATTCTGAAGTGGTGATTTTGGTTGCACAGTCGGCTCAGAAGCAAGCAATGTTCACGGCCGATGAACGGAAGTCTTTGATTGAACAATCTTTGGCGAATTTAAAAAATGTCCGAGTCGATTTTTTCGAAGGCCTGACTGTGGATTATATGAAAAAACACAAAGCGCAAATTATTATTCGTGGTTTGCGTGCCATTGTGGATTTTGAATATGAACTGACCATGGCGCAGATTAATAAAAAAATCGCTCCCGAGATCGAGACCCTTTTGATGTTCGCGAGCCCCGAATGCTATTACATATCTTCCAGAGGTGTGAAAGAGCTGGCAGTGAATGGTGGCGATCTGACGGGATTTGTTCCTGACGTAGTTAAAGAGGCGATCACAAAAAAACTTAAAAAGTAG